The proteins below are encoded in one region of bacterium:
- a CDS encoding 30S ribosomal protein S5: THKGGKTASWNALVVVGDSNGYVGVALGKARGIPDAIRKGEEAAKKALFKVPMLGVTLPHEVTAQMGSSIVLMKPASPGTGVVAGGAVRALLEAAGVHDVLAKSFGSRNAINMAWATMRAFAALKDPDVTAKSRGKQPGSLMPWYVKTEEVAQDA; the protein is encoded by the coding sequence ACCCATAAGGGTGGTAAGACAGCGAGTTGGAACGCGCTTGTGGTCGTCGGCGACAGTAATGGATATGTTGGTGTAGCGCTGGGTAAGGCACGCGGTATTCCTGATGCGATTCGCAAGGGAGAAGAGGCTGCTAAGAAAGCCTTGTTCAAAGTGCCGATGCTTGGCGTTACCTTGCCGCATGAAGTCACTGCGCAGATGGGTAGTTCCATCGTGCTGATGAAGCCGGCATCGCCTGGTACCGGAGTAGTTGCCGGTGGAGCGGTTCGAGCTTTATTGGAAGCTGCCGGTGTGCATGATGTGTTGGCTAAGTCATTTGGTTCGCGCAACGCAATCAATATGGCATGGGCTACGATGCGAGCTTTTGCTGCTTTGAAGGATCCTGATGTAACGGCAAAATCGCGCGGCAAACAACCTGGCTCGCTGATGCCCTGGTATGTAAAAACTGAGGAGGTAGCGCAAGATGCTTAA
- the rpmD gene encoding 50S ribosomal protein L30: MLKLKLVRSPIGFNWRQKRTINALGLRKMNSEMTHEDNPVIRGMIAKVPHLLEVTNLSDGQEQSTARSK; the protein is encoded by the coding sequence ATGCTTAAACTGAAGTTAGTGCGCAGTCCAATAGGGTTCAATTGGCGGCAGAAACGAACCATTAACGCACTTGGGCTGCGAAAAATGAACTCAGAGATGACTCATGAAGATAACCCTGTCATCAGGGGCATGATTGCTAAAGTGCCGCATCTCCTTGAAGTTACGAATTTGTCGGACGGACAAGAACAGTCCACGGCTAGGAGCAAGTAA
- the rplO gene encoding 50S ribosomal protein L15: protein MQLHDLKPAPGSTHKRKRVGRGIGSGHGKTCCRGTKGQKARDTVPATFEGGQTPLHRRLPVRRGFRNPNKKFYAVINIERLGELFEANDIITPEVLLSRRIISELLDGVKVLGDGELKVALKVSAHLFSKSAEEKIIAVGGEVTKL from the coding sequence ATGCAATTACATGATTTAAAACCGGCTCCCGGTTCAACCCATAAGAGAAAACGCGTTGGTCGCGGTATCGGTTCAGGCCATGGCAAGACCTGTTGTCGTGGTACGAAGGGCCAGAAAGCTCGAGATACTGTACCTGCAACCTTTGAAGGCGGCCAAACACCTCTGCATCGACGACTGCCGGTGAGACGAGGTTTCCGCAATCCTAATAAGAAATTCTATGCAGTGATTAATATTGAGCGCCTAGGTGAGTTGTTTGAGGCTAATGATATTATTACGCCCGAAGTCTTACTCAGTAGACGCATCATTAGCGAGCTTCTTGATGGTGTCAAGGTTCTCGGTGATGGTGAATTGAAGGTTGCTTTAAAAGTTTCGGCGCATCTGTTTAGTAAGAGCGCTGAAGAAAAGATTATTGCCGTTGGCGGCGAGGTGACCAAACTGTGA